The following nucleotide sequence is from Eubacterium sp. 1001713B170207_170306_E7.
GCATGGCTTGTGATAAAACCATCCTGGCAGATCATGATGGGCAGGCGCACATCCGGGTGCTCTGCGATGCGGTAGGCCTGGATAAAATTATCATAGGCCTCCTGATTGTTTTCGGCAAAAATTTGAATCCAGCCAGAGTCCCTTGCGCCCATGGCGTCGGAATGGTCACAGTTTATGTTGATCGGGCCGGACAGGGCGCGGTTGACCAGCGCCATGGCAATGGGCAGCCGGTTGGAGGCGGCCACGTAAAGCATCTCCCACATGAGAGCCATACCGCACGATGAGGTGGCGGTCAGCGTTCTGGCGCCGGCGGCTTCTGAGCCGATGGCTGCGCTCATGGCGCTGTGTTCACTCTCTACCGGCACAAAAACCGTGTCGACTTTTCCGTCTGCGACAAAGCTTGAAAAATACTGGGGCACCTCGGTGGACGGCGTGATGGGGAAGGCCGGCATAACATCTGGGTTGATCTGGCGCATCGCGATGGCAATGGCCTCGTTTCCTGATAAGCGTTCTCTCATTTTCATTCTCCCTCCTTCATGATAATCGCCTCAAAGGGGCAGACCTTCGCGCAGATCCCGCAGCCCTTGCAGTGCTCCATATCAAAACCCTGCCGCTTTTCATCCTTTACCGGGATGGCGCTGTCCGGGCAGACCGGCACGCAGAGCAGGCACTGCCTGCATTTATCCCGGAGGTATTCTGGCGAATCCACCCGCCACTCGCCGGTGTTAAAGGCCTCTGAGGTCTTGCTTCCGGCAACCGTGCAGCCAGTTGTGAGGTCCTGCCATTTAACGCTCTCGTTTAATTTAGAAATATCGGATGCCATTTATTTTACCTCCTCAAGCGCCAGGGACAGGGCTTTCATGTTCCCCTCGATAACCTCTGGCTTCGACGCGAATTTATGTTCAAAGGAATGCCGCATTTCATTAAGAAACGCTTCCTTTTCCATGACCCCGCTCACCTTTACAATGGAGGCGAGCATGGGGGTGTTTGGAAAATATTTACCGAGGGCCTGGATGGATACCCTGCGGGCGTCAATGGTATAAACGCTGCCGGTATAACCTTTGAGGTGCGGCGCCAGCTCGGCTTTGTCTCTGCTGGTATTGATGATGACCGCACCCTCCGGGCTCAGCCCTTTTGTGACGTCAACCGATTCCAGCAGGGTCTCGTCGACAACGACCACGTAGTCGGGTTCATAGATATTGGAGTGGACGCGAATCCGGTTTTCACTCAGCCGGTTATAGGCGGTGATCGGCGCGCCCATTCTCTCTGGGCCGTACTCTGGAAAGCCCTGTACGTACATTCCTGTTGAAAAGGCAACATCGGCCAGCAGCAGGGCCGCGGTTTTTGCGCCCTGGCCGCCGCGGCCATGCCATCTTATCTCTAAAGTATCCTTCATTTTAATTTCTATTCTCCTTTGTTCGCTTTATTCTTTTTCATTTCTTTCTTCTGTCTTTTTTCCTCAGCCCGTTTTTCACGCTTGAGGGCTGCCGCTTCGGCGACGTCTCTGCCTTCAATCTCTTCCACTTCCAGATACTGCTTGGACCAGAACATCTTGACAAAGCCAAAGATTACCACCACCTGTAAAAATACGATGGGAAAGCCGACCAGCAGCTTGACGGCTTTCGCGCCGTCCAGACCGCCTAAGAGCAGGAACAGCAGTGCGATACCGCCCATGAGCACGCCCCAGAAAATCTGAATGCCCTTTGGCGCGTCCTTGTCCTCCGCTTCGTCATCCTGGCCCTTGAGGCTCATCTTAGAAACCGTTGAGGTGACTGCGTTGGCCAGGGTTACAAAGGAAATCACGATGATGATCATCATCAAAACTTTCATGACATTTGAAAGCGGCATGCTGTCAAACAGGGTGAGCATAACGGCTTCGGTGCCGTCTTTTAACATAATGGCGTTTAAGTCCAGCCCGCCAAAGAACTGTTCGTGGGCGGCCAGTCCGCCGAAGAGCCAGCACCACACCATGCCGAACAGGCCGGGTGCGATCATGTTGACGCCGATAAATTCCTTAAAGGTTCTGCCCCTGCCCAGACGCGCCAGGAAAAAGCCTGTGGTCGGCGCAAAGATAAAGAAATCAATGTACCACAGCCAGTTCCACCAGACCGACCATTTGTCTGCGCCCACCATGGGCTCGTTAAAGGTCATGTTTGAGAAGAAGTGCGTGATCATGCTGCCGGTGGTTTCTGTGCCCAGCGAGAGGGAGAAAATTGTCGGCCCAAAGATGACCACATAGACAAGCATCAGGATAAAGAGCTTGGCGTTGTTGTCGCCGAGCCACTGAATGCCTTTCTTAAGGCCTGAGACGCTTGACAGCGTGTATATTAAGGTGATGACAATGCCGATAATAATATAGGAAAGATAATTTGCGCCAATGCCAAACACCTGGCTGAGGCCGTTGGCAACCTGCAGAATCCCATAGCCAAAGGAACCGGCCACACCGCCGACAATGGCAAAGGTTACCACCCCGTCAATCCAGCTGCGGTAGCGGTATACCTTATCCCCAAACAGCGGATACAGGGTAGCCGATACACTGAAGGGCTGCTTCATGTTGTGATAAACATAACCGGCGATAAGCCCCGCGATAACGTAGACGCCGTATAGGGTCAGCGACCAGTGCATCATGGTATTTTCCATGGCCCAGCTCAGGGCACCGTAGCTGCCTGCCTCGAGGCCAATACCCACGGCCGGCCTGAAGGTATACTCAATGACCTCGGCGGGCGGGAAGAACACAATGCCCATGCCCATACCGGCGCACAGAGACATGGCCCACCAGGTAAAGGTCTTAAACTCTGGCTTGGCGTCCTTGCCGCCCAGCCGGATTTTTCCGTATTTTGAAAACATAAAATAGAGTGCAAAAACAATGCACAACAGTGTCGCGAGGTTTAAAAACCACCCGAGATTGCCGCACAGAAAATTGACAACGCTGTTGAGCGCGGCGACAAAGCCCTCCTGGTCAATCTGGCTCAGCACAAAAATGATCGTGAAGATAACGGCTGATATCCCGATAACAATATAATCATACTTACGCGCTTTAGAATTCATAACTTCCCCCTTCTGCTCAATTTTTCATTGAGACTCAATAGTGCTCCCCATTGTCATAAAAGCAGCTGGCCGGCAGATCGGTAAAGGTCACCTGCGCCTCCCTGAATCCATTATCCCTGAACAGCGCTGTCAGCGCTTTGGCGGTCCGGTCCTGGATTTCCTGAGAGCGCCCCAGCCATAAAATATCCGCAATGGGCATCCACGTTTCTTCTTCCATCTTATCCAAATGGACGGTCTGCTGAAATAAAACGTGGATATACTCCGGCTTTGTCTCAGCGACCTCCACAATAATCTCCCTGACAGATTCCGCCAATGCTTTTGCAGACTGGCAGGGAATCCCGTGTATGGTGACTCTCGGCATTATTTTTCCTTCTTATAGACTTCTACGATTCCCTCGAAGCCATTGATTTTAACCCAATCGCCGGTCTCGATCACATCACATGGGTCGGCTGAGACAATGTCCGCCACCGCAGGTGACCCGATGACCACCGTTGCCACACCGGCGCGGGAATCCATCTTGCTGAAAATCCAGCCCGCCGGCTTAAACCCGGAGATCATCGCCGAATGGAAGTGGCAGGACCACCCGTTAGAGCCTTTGCTGCAGGGCAGAACCAGAATTTTCCCGTTAATATTCTGCCCTTCCTCCGCGTGGCCCTTTTCAATGATTTCTCCGGTGGTGTCGCTGACGCCGGCCCAGCCCTGAATACTTTCCCTGCATACCAAAGCCTCGCCTTCGGCGACTCCGTGATACGCGCCGCGTCCATACATTGTTAGAATTTCCATTTATTTTCCCTCCAACCATTTTCCGGCTACCGCCGCATCAATACAGGCGTATTTATCGCCGTAATATACCGGATTTGTAAACTCTGAACGGATATAATGCGCCTGCTTGGCCCCATCTGTTGCCATTCCCTGGGCGTGTCCAAAGTACTTGCTGCCAATGACCAGAGGGCATCCGCTGGTCATGATATAGCCCCCGGCGTCCTCGATCATTTTGCAGTAGCCATTCTGAACCGCCATTTCTCTGGTGGCGTAGTCTGTCCAGAGCGCAAACTCGACATTCTCCGCGATTTTTTTTCCTTCGATATACAGCGCTGCGTCCCGGATTTCTTCCAGCGTGTAATGGGGACAGCCCAGGGCGATGAAATCAACGGTGTGCTCACCCTTATCGCACAGCATGGCAAAGGACTCATCGTAATCCTGCTGCGTAATCTTTATGACCGGCGCGTCCTTTTTACCGCCGAGGGCGGCCTCACGGGTCGGCGCTTCGGGTGTAAAGTCCACGATGTGGCACATTTCCGCGCCGCTGGTGGTGGCCATGGCCGCAAAGCACTGTTTGAGCTTAATGAGGTTGGGCTTTTTGAAGGGGCCGTCAATGACCGGCACACCGTGCGGTGGCAGCTTGCGGCCAACCGTATAGCCGATGATGTCCCAGTCTACCTCTGTTTCCGAGGGGCATTCAATCTCAAAGACAATGGTGCCGACGCGGGCTTCTTTGGTATGATTTCCCCAGAGCGGCGTTCTGCCGCAGACCGCGCTCCACGCCGCGGCCTCGATGCCGTCCGAATTGCCGCAGGCGCCAAAGACCGAGTTGCACATGACCACATTGCTGGATTCGGTGGTTACAAAATGTTCTCCCTTTAAAGGAATCCATCCGATCAGATAGGGGGTGCAGCTGCCTGTGATGGACACGCCTGCTTTCTTGGTGATTTCAAGAAATTCTCTGTTTTTTTCAAACAGCGCCTTATCCAGGTGCAGCGGCTCGTAAACATACTGGTCACAGGGCGCGACACAGGTCTGGCAGAAGCACCCCTTTTCCATTTCACCCATGGGGATCGTTTTATCCGCGCACAGGTACATCTTAGAAAATATTTCATCATAATCCTCCGAACCCAGGGATTCCAGATAAGGGTGTGCGCCAAAATAAAGCGTCGCTTTTGATACCTCACATAATTCCTGTGCTCCGAGGGACTGGGCGTATTCAATGATCTTTTGCAGCGCGATCTGTTTGAACTCCCCAAACTCACCGTCAAGCATCCGCTTTTCGTATTCCGTTAGTTTTACCATTTCTCTCTCCTTGTTCGTAATTACCGGTAATGGTTTCGATGCTATTAATAAACGCAAGTATCGTGCCAATTTGAGAAAAACAAAATCCCCGCATTTTTACCCGAATCTGTGATATAATTATAAAAAAATTATCTAAAAATAAAAAAGAAACATAGACAGTATTTATTTTTAGACAAAAGGAGGCTGATGATTTCATGGAAAACCCTTTTAACCACAGCCCGGAATACCTGGAGTATCTGGACCGTCTGCCAAAGGAATTTTTTTTAAGGGTTCTGGAGCACCTTTATCTGGGCATCTATGTCAGCGACCGCGACGGCAACACCGTCTACGCAAACCCTGCCATCACACGCCACTATGGTAAAAGGCCCGAGGAGCTTGTAACCTATTCAAACTGGGGGATCTGGCAGGGCATTGTCTCGCCGCCGGCTTATAAGGAGGTCTTTGAAAAAAAACGGACCCTTTTTTACCGCCAGATGCACTTTTTTTCCAAAGAGATTCTCACCACCATCGCGATTCCTGTTCTGGATGAAAATCACGATATTGACCTGCTTCTCGGCATCACCCAGGACAACATTGTAAAGTTTGACCGCAGCTATGATGAAATTTACTACCAGAGTACCGAAAACACCAAGAGTAATTTTAAGGATATCATCGGGGAGAGCAAGCTCTACCTCCAGGAGCTTCTGACCCTCCGCCGCGCCGCCAAGTCAAAAACCTCCATTTTGATTTTAGGCGAATCGGGAACCGGCAAATCTCTGGCCGCACACTATGTTCATAACTGCAGCAAGCGGAAGGATCAGCCTTTTCTTGAGATTAACTGCGCGGCCATCCCCGAAAACCTTTTGGAATCCGAGCTGTTCGGCTATGTGCCCCACGCCTTTACCGGGGCGAACCCAAAGGGAAAGAAAGGCCTGTTTCAGCTTGCCAACCACGGCACCCTGTTCCTCGATGAGATCGGCGATCTGCCGCTGTCCCTCCAGGCCAAAATCCTGTTTGTGCTGGAAACCGGGAAATTTCTGCCCATCGGTTCAGAAAAATATATCGAAGTCGACGTGCGCATCATCAGCGCCACCAACCAGGATCTGGAGCACCTCATTGAGGAAAAGAAATTCCGGGATGACCTCTACTGGCGTATCAATGCCATCACCTCCATCATTCCGCCGCTGAGAGAGCGCAAGGATGATATCGTGCCCCTGGCCTTCCACTTTTTACAGCAGAATAACCGGGAGAACGGCACCAACAAAAAAATGGACCCTCTGTTCATCAGCTATCTTCTGCAATACGACTGGCCCGGCAATGTGCGCGAGCTTAAAAACATCATCGAACGGTGCTATATCCTGTCGCCGGGCTACAATATCTCGCCGGATAAATTTCC
It contains:
- a CDS encoding aconitase X catalytic domain-containing protein produces the protein MVKLTEYEKRMLDGEFGEFKQIALQKIIEYAQSLGAQELCEVSKATLYFGAHPYLESLGSEDYDEIFSKMYLCADKTIPMGEMEKGCFCQTCVAPCDQYVYEPLHLDKALFEKNREFLEITKKAGVSITGSCTPYLIGWIPLKGEHFVTTESSNVVMCNSVFGACGNSDGIEAAAWSAVCGRTPLWGNHTKEARVGTIVFEIECPSETEVDWDIIGYTVGRKLPPHGVPVIDGPFKKPNLIKLKQCFAAMATTSGAEMCHIVDFTPEAPTREAALGGKKDAPVIKITQQDYDESFAMLCDKGEHTVDFIALGCPHYTLEEIRDAALYIEGKKIAENVEFALWTDYATREMAVQNGYCKMIEDAGGYIMTSGCPLVIGSKYFGHAQGMATDGAKQAHYIRSEFTNPVYYGDKYACIDAAVAGKWLEGK
- a CDS encoding 4Fe-4S binding protein; translation: MASDISKLNESVKWQDLTTGCTVAGSKTSEAFNTGEWRVDSPEYLRDKCRQCLLCVPVCPDSAIPVKDEKRQGFDMEHCKGCGICAKVCPFEAIIMKEGE
- a CDS encoding 2-oxoacid:acceptor oxidoreductase family protein — encoded protein: MKDTLEIRWHGRGGQGAKTAALLLADVAFSTGMYVQGFPEYGPERMGAPITAYNRLSENRIRVHSNIYEPDYVVVVDETLLESVDVTKGLSPEGAVIINTSRDKAELAPHLKGYTGSVYTIDARRVSIQALGKYFPNTPMLASIVKVSGVMEKEAFLNEMRHSFEHKFASKPEVIEGNMKALSLALEEVK
- a CDS encoding DUF126 domain-containing protein — its product is MEILTMYGRGAYHGVAEGEALVCRESIQGWAGVSDTTGEIIEKGHAEEGQNINGKILVLPCSKGSNGWSCHFHSAMISGFKPAGWIFSKMDSRAGVATVVIGSPAVADIVSADPCDVIETGDWVKINGFEGIVEVYKKEK
- a CDS encoding DUF1904 family protein; amino-acid sequence: MPRVTIHGIPCQSAKALAESVREIIVEVAETKPEYIHVLFQQTVHLDKMEEETWMPIADILWLGRSQEIQDRTAKALTALFRDNGFREAQVTFTDLPASCFYDNGEHY
- a CDS encoding sigma 54-interacting transcriptional regulator: MENPFNHSPEYLEYLDRLPKEFFLRVLEHLYLGIYVSDRDGNTVYANPAITRHYGKRPEELVTYSNWGIWQGIVSPPAYKEVFEKKRTLFYRQMHFFSKEILTTIAIPVLDENHDIDLLLGITQDNIVKFDRSYDEIYYQSTENTKSNFKDIIGESKLYLQELLTLRRAAKSKTSILILGESGTGKSLAAHYVHNCSKRKDQPFLEINCAAIPENLLESELFGYVPHAFTGANPKGKKGLFQLANHGTLFLDEIGDLPLSLQAKILFVLETGKFLPIGSEKYIEVDVRIISATNQDLEHLIEEKKFRDDLYWRINAITSIIPPLRERKDDIVPLAFHFLQQNNRENGTNKKMDPLFISYLLQYDWPGNVRELKNIIERCYILSPGYNISPDKFPRKIKSLDVDTPYEPEGTFDEMMNAYERNIIRACYKKEKNITKVQKKLGLSQNKAYRLVKKYCADLEK
- a CDS encoding BCCT family transporter, yielding MNSKARKYDYIVIGISAVIFTIIFVLSQIDQEGFVAALNSVVNFLCGNLGWFLNLATLLCIVFALYFMFSKYGKIRLGGKDAKPEFKTFTWWAMSLCAGMGMGIVFFPPAEVIEYTFRPAVGIGLEAGSYGALSWAMENTMMHWSLTLYGVYVIAGLIAGYVYHNMKQPFSVSATLYPLFGDKVYRYRSWIDGVVTFAIVGGVAGSFGYGILQVANGLSQVFGIGANYLSYIIIGIVITLIYTLSSVSGLKKGIQWLGDNNAKLFILMLVYVVIFGPTIFSLSLGTETTGSMITHFFSNMTFNEPMVGADKWSVWWNWLWYIDFFIFAPTTGFFLARLGRGRTFKEFIGVNMIAPGLFGMVWCWLFGGLAAHEQFFGGLDLNAIMLKDGTEAVMLTLFDSMPLSNVMKVLMMIIIVISFVTLANAVTSTVSKMSLKGQDDEAEDKDAPKGIQIFWGVLMGGIALLFLLLGGLDGAKAVKLLVGFPIVFLQVVVIFGFVKMFWSKQYLEVEEIEGRDVAEAAALKREKRAEEKRQKKEMKKNKANKGE